CGTTGTTTTACCCGAGCTTTCAGGTCCATAAATTTCAATAATTCTTCCTTTTGGAATTCCGCCTATACCAAGCGCAAGATCAAGTCCTACAGAACCCGTTCCTATGCTATCAATCTGCTCTACTTCCTTATCTCCAAGCCTTAAAATAGTGCCCTTGCCAAAAGCTTTATCGAGCGATTTTAAGGCAGCATCAAGCGATTTTTTCTTATTATCGTCCATTATTTTCCTTAAAAATTGCAAATTTTTAGCTAGAATTTTAACAAAATAAAATTAAATAATAGTTTATTTTGATAGAATAAAAATTATTTCATTAAAAATTAGGAAAGTTATGAAAAAAACAATTACAATCGCACATTCACCCGATGCTGATGATATTTTTATGTATATGGCAATTAAACTAGGATGGATAGGGAATGATTTTGACTATAAAAATACAGCTTTAGATATACAAACTTTAAATGATTTAGCTTTAAAAAATGAATTTGATGCTACGGCAATCTCGTTTGGACTTTATCCTTTGATTGCTCAAGAATACGCTCTTTTACGCACTGCAGTAAGTTTTGGTGAGGGTTATGGACCAAAACTTATCAAAAAACAAAATACACATTTAAAAAGAAATTTTAAAGTTGCATTAAGTGGTGCAAATACTACTAATGCTCTAATTTTTCGTATGAAATATCCAGAAGCTAGAATCATTTATAAAAATTTCTTAGAGATTGAAAATGCGGTTTTAAGTGGCGAAGTAGATGCAGGGGTTTTAATCCATGAAAGCATTTTAGAATTTGACAGTAGTCTTTGTGTAGAAGCTGAAATTTGGGATATATGGCTAGAACTTGCACAAGAAAATTTACCCCTACCTTTGGGCGGAATGGCTTTGCGTCGTTCTTTGCCACTTAGTGATGCTATCAAGATAGAAAGAGATCTTACAAATGCTGTAAAAATAGCAGACTCTAATCGCCGCATTTTAGCCCCTATGCTGATGGAAAGAAATTTAATCCGCGTTGATGAGAAAAAGCTTGATACTTATTTGAATTTATATGCCAATAAAAACTCCATCTGTATGAACGAAATGCAATTTAAAGCAGTAGATGTGCTTTTTAAACTGGGATATGATTATAAATTTTATGATAAAATCATACATGCTAAGGATTATCTTATCCCGAGCGAGTATGAAGAATTTAGAAATTCTTAAAAAGGATTAAAATGGATGAAAGCACCTTGGTTGCTCTTGGAGTGCAAACCTTTAAAATCACACTTTTGCTTTCTTTGCCCATGCTTTTAGCAGGGCTTATCGCGGGGCTTATTATCAGTATTTTTCAGGCTACAACACAGATTAATGAAATGACGCTTTCTTTTGTACCTAAAATTATCTTGGTGGTAATAGTCATCATCTTTTTAATGCCTTGGATGACTACGACAATGATTGATTTTACTGAAAATATTTTAAATCAAATTCCAACTTTTATCAAATGATTATCGATTTTAAAAAATATTCATCTGTAAAGATTGGAGGCGAATTTGAGGTTGAAGTTTTGGATCAAATTCGTGAATTTGATGGCTTTTTAATAGGCGGTGCAAACAATCTCCTTGTAAGCCCTAAACCTAAAAATATAGGAATTTTAAGCGATAATTTTAATTTTATTGAAATTTTAGAGCAAAACAAAGACTTTTTACATCTTCGCATAGGTTGTAAGACAAAAGCAAGTCAAATATATCGTTTTTCCAAAGAAAATAATCTTTATGGTTTTGAATACCTTAGCAAAATTCCTGGTACACTTGGCGGACTTTTAAAAATGAATGCAGGACTTAAAGATGAGTGCATCAGTCAGAATTTAGTCAAAATTGCCACTTCAAAAGGTGAAATTTTACGCGAAAATATTGATTTTAGCTACCGCTTTTGTCCTTTAAATATGCCTTTTTTTTGGGCTGAATTTAAACTCGGTTTTGGTTTTGATAAGATAAAAGATGAGAATTTAAAAAATGCAAGAAACAATCAACCTAGCGGAGCAAGCTTTGGCTCTATCTTTAAAAATCCAAAAGGAGATTTTGCGGGAAGACTCATTGAAGCTGTAGGACTTAAGGGCTTTAGTAAAGGAGGTGCGATGTTAAGCGATAAGCATGCGAATTTTTTAATCAACAAAAAAAATGCGAGTTTTGAAGATGCTATTTTTCTTATCGAGCTTGCCAAAAAAAAGGTTTTTGAAGAATTTGGTATAAATTTAGAAGAAGAAGTGATTATCGTTTAAAAACTCAATTTATACTTCTTTTTTAATTATGTATGATTTTAGAAAAAATAGCATTTTTTAATCAAATTCACGCTACAATCAAACAATTTTTTCTTACGATAAAAGGATAATTCATGCAAATAAATATCAACCTAGAAGAAATGACTAAATGGCAAATCACTTACGAGCTTAAAAGAATTTTGTCAAGTCTTGATCCTATAACCGCGCATGAAATCGCAAAAGAATTAAGACAAGAATTTTTAAGCATAGAAGAACTACAAGATCGCATTAGGCAAATCAACGATTAAGCTTTTTTATTGCACTGTTAAATTTAATTTTCCTAACTCTTTGTTTATAACTTCAGCAAGCATATTTGGCATTTGATTTACAAGTTCTTGATAATTTATCCTAGGATCTTGTGCATGAAGTGCAAAATTTAATTTTACATTTTTTGATATGAGTATTTTGCCATTGCTTGTAGAAACAACTTTGAAGTTAATATTAGCTACTGCATTTTTGGTTATTGCGACAAAATAATTTGTGATATTTACATAAAAATCATCTAAATTTATCACCACAAGATAGTCTGTAAATTTGGCATAAATTTGACTTTTATCCTTTTCTTTTTTTAAAAAAGGAGATACATTAAGTAATTTAGAGTCTTTAGGGCTAAAGCGGGCTAAGGTTCTTGAATCTTGATAAACACCATTTGCGGCTGAATTTACAAAATTTAATTTTAAATTATCTACTAAATTCTTAGAAAAAAGAGTAGAAAACTCTTTAGCATTTATACTAAAACCATCTAAAGTATAGCCAAAATTTTGTCTAAAACTCATAACTATAGCAAAATCAACATCATTATCTTTACGAATACTTTCTTTTTTACCCACCAAGCTAGAGCTATCAAAAATTCCTTTTTGCTGATCTAAATTTTGTTTTGCAACATTTTGTTGAAGATCTATGATTTCAAAACTTTCTTGCTGTTCTAGTTTGATAATTTTTTTTTGCGAAAAATTATTTGCAAAAAGACTAGAATTTAATAAAATACCTATAAGCAAAATACAAAAAATTTTCATTTTTATCCTTTAATAATTTTAAAATTATATGCTGTTTTTATGTATATATATTTAAAAAACTTTTTTGAGAAACGCAAATAAAAGGTTCGCACTTATAATTTAAGGGAGAATACAAAATCATTTCCTTAGAAAAAGTTCCCATAAAACCACCATTTTGATTAACTAAAAAATCTCCAGCTGAAATATCCCAACTATTTAACTTTTCAAAACGCTTATAAATCCCCGCTTTACCTTCTAAAATAGCGCAAAATTTAAGCCCTGATCCTATGTTTATGGGTTCTAAGTGATATTTTTTGGCAAAATTTTCATCTTCTTTGCTAAGATGATTGACGCTTAAAAGAGCTTTGGATTGATTGTTTATAAAATCTTGCTCATTTGTATCTAAAATTTTATCATTTTTATAAACTCTAGTATTTTGATGAGCGTAAAAAATATCGCCTTTTGAAGGATTTTTTATAAGAGCTAAAACAGGACGAGCTTCATAAATCAAACTGATCATAATGCAAAATTCATCACTACCTTTTAAAAATCCACTTGTACCATCGAGCGGATCAATAAGCCAGTAACTTTGCAAATTTTTACTTTCTTCTTGATTTAACAATCCTTCTTCAGATAAAATTTTAATATCCGTTTTTCCCAATATATCATTTAAAATTTCATTTGAAGCAAGATCGGCCGATGTTAAGGGGGTTTTATCTTGCTTTTGCCAAATTTGTAGGTTTTTTCTTTCTTTTAAAATAGCCTTAGAAGCTTCGTTACTAGCATCTATGGCGGTTTTTAGTAAATTATCGAGTTTAAACATTGTAAGACTTTCAAAATATTCTTTTGAAATTATATAAGAAGTTTGTGTGAAAAAGTTAATTTCACACAATCATTTAAATTTTACTTGTTTCTCCAAGATAAAGCTGTCTTGGGCGAACAATTTTTAGTGTTTCTTGTTCTTTTTGCTCTATCCATTGTGCTATCCAGCCTGGTGTACGTCCGATCACGAAAAGCGTTGCAAACATTTCATTTGGAATTCCTAGAGCTTTTAAAATTAAGCCGCTATGAAAATCTACATTTGGATAAAGATTTCTTTGTACAAAATAATCGTCTTGTAAAGCAATCTCTTCTATACGAGTTGCCACCTTAATCAAATTCGTATCAATACCCAATTCATCAATTAGTTGATCACGAAGCTTTTTAAGCACTTTGGCGCGTGGATCAAAATTTTTATAAACCCTATGTCCAAAGCCCATCAAGCGGAATGGATCGTTTTTATCTTTTGCTCTTTTAATAAATTCATCTACTCTATCAACAGTAGCTATTTCTTCAAGCATTCTAATAACACCTTCATTTGCGCCTCCGTGAGCATGTCCCCAAAGTGCTCCAATACCTGCTGAAATACATGCGTAAGGATGCGCATGAGTAGAACCTACAGCACGAACAGTAGAAGTAGAGGCATTTTGCTCATGATCAGCATGAAGCATAAATACAGTATCGAGTGCTTTTACTTCTATAGGTTTAAGTTCAACATGATCATAAGGATAAGTTCTTAACATATATAAAAAGTTCTCAGTAAATCCACGATCCAAATTTGGATAAGCCATAGGAAAACCATTTTTATAACGATAAGCAGCAGCCACTATGGTAGGAATTTTTGCCACAACTCTAGCTGCCATTTCCATGTATTCTTCTCTAACATTCATATTTAAATGATCAGGATAAAAAGCACTAAGTGATGAAACAGCACCTTGTAAAACTGCCATAGGATGAGCATTATCAGGGAAAGAATCAAAAAGACGATGCATACCCTCATGTATATAAGAGCGTTTTTTCAGCTCATATCTAAAAGCTTCGAGTCTTTCGCTACTTGGAAGTTCTTTATAAAGTAAAAGATGGACTACATCTAAAAAAAGTTTATTTTCAGCAAGCCACTCTATAGGATAACCACGGTGCATTAAAACACCCTCTTCACCATCAATATAAGTAATTTTTGATTTACAAGTAGCTGTAGAAGTTAAACCCTCATCATAAGAAAACATTCCTGTTTGTTTATAAAAACTACCCATATCCACAACACTTGGACCAGTAGTACCATCATATATAGGGAATTCATAGCTTTTACCATTTCTATTGTCAGTTACAGTAACAGAATTTGACATTTTTGCTCCTTTTTTAATCTTTACTTTTACTAATTCTAGCTAAAAAAGGCGATTTTCAACTTTTTCGTTATCAAGAATTTAAAAATTCATTAACCTTTTTGAGTAAAAAAGTAACCTGTGGTATTTAGATTACTTTTTAATATTTGAAATAAATTTAATCGCACTCATCACAACAATAGCTTCAAATAGAGCCGTTAAAATTAGTGCCGAATAAAGTTCTTCACTGATAACTTTTCCTGAGTATCCTAGCGTAGCTGTAGCAATAAGAAGAGTTAAAGGCATAGAATGACTTAGTCCAAATAAAATCATATTTTGAAAACCAATTTTTTTCCAAAAAACACTGGCACATAAAATTCTCAAACCCACCATTACAAACATAAGTAAAATTGCATCAAGTACGATTTCGTATTCCAAAATCATTTTAAGATCAAAAGTAGTTCCTATATGGATGAAAAAAATTGGGATTAAAAAGCCGTGTCCAAAACTAGAAAGTTTATGCTCTAAATCCTTTTTATGATCAAAAAAGGTTGCGATAAACGAGCCTGCGATAAAAGAACCTAAAACAATTTCAAGTTTTGTAATAATCATAGCCACAATAATCAAAATAAAAATTGCCATACAAAATCTTATATCTTTTTCATTTTTGTCTTCCCAAGGCATCAGTACGACTTTAAGTTGGGGATACCACCAAAAAAGTACGCCCAAAATTTTAAAACTAAGCAAACAAAGACCCAAAAATATATTAAGATATAAAATGCTTTGTACTACATCAATAATATTCGTTCCCTCGCGTAAAAAAGCTCCAGCTATAGTTAAAAGCACTATGGAAACAACCTCAGCTAATGTTGCTACTATCATAGCTGTATTAAGCCAGTAACACTCTTTACCAAAGTCTTTATAAAGCAAGGATAAAAGCCCCACACTCATAACCGGAATAATCAAAACAAACACGAAAGAAAGTTCAAAAATCCATACTATAGCAGATGAAAAAGAATAAAGCAAAATGATATAAAAAAAGCTTTTTTTGGCAACTTCTTTGTCCATATTAAAAAAAGCGCGTAAATTGACTTCCATACCCGCTATAAACATAAGATAATAAAAACCCACATTAGCTAAAATAGTAAAATTTTCACTCTTGCCTATGAAACCAAAATACGCTATAAGTGCCCCTAAAATAATTTCAGTAGCTGAAATCGGCAAGCGCAAAATTTTAGCTATATGTGGAGAAAATAGTAAACATAAAGCTATAACAATAAGAATTTGTAAATCGATTAAACCCTGTGAATCAATGACACTCGGATGCAAAAGTAAATCCCATCTCTTTAAGTTTTACTATATCACGACTTGGCTCTTCGCCTTTTGTAGTGAGATAATCTCCTATTACAATAGCACCCGCGCCTGCTTTAAAAATTTCATATTGTCTTTCTTGCAATACCACCTCACGACCTCCTGCTACCATAACTACAGTATCAGGTAAAGCTTCTTTAGTATCGCTTATAATTTTTAAAGCCTCATCAGCACTTAATTTTGGGACTTGCAATTTTAAATTTTCATTTGCAATGAAAAAATTAATAGGCGTTGAAAAAGGTTGCAATTCTTGCAATGATTTTCTCAAGCTTATCCTATCCTCTTCGCTTTCCCCCATACCATAAATTCCACCACAACAAAGCATAAGCCCTGCTTCTTTAGCGTTTAAATTGGTTTGAAATCTACTTTCCCAAGTATGAGTGGTGCAAATTTGTGGAAAAAATTCTTTTGAAGCTTCAAGATTGTGATTATAAGAGAAAATTCCTGCTTTTTTAAGCTCTTTTAATTGCTCCACACTTGCCATACCATTACAGGCTATAAGAAGTAAATTGGGTACTTCTTTTTGCACTGCATGTGCTGCTTTGCAAACATATTCGAGTTTTTCATCATCAAGACCAAGCCCTGCCGTAACCAAACAAAAACCCAAAGCTTCATTTTTCTTAGCTATCTTAGCCTCTAAAACAATTTGTGAAATTTCTTTTTGACGATATTTTTGTATATTTGTTTTTACATAAGCACTTTGGGTGCAGTATTTACAATCTTCAGAACAATTTCCACTTGCTATATTTGAAATAGCACAAAGCATAACTTTCATAATCAATCCTTTATTTCTTTTTTAATTTTACATTTTAAACATTCTAAGAATATACCCTTTTTTAACTCTTTTATCACCAAATTCTCTCCACACTCTTCACATTTTTCATCGCTTGGTTTATATTTGCTTATAAAATTACATTTTGGATAAGCGCTACAACCATAAAATTTACCGCGTTTTGAAAGGCGCTCCACTATCTCACCCTCTTTGCAACTTGGACAAGTAATGCCTATACCCTTTGCTTTAGCCTTGCTAGCACTTACTTCAGCTTCATTCTTGCTTTCATTTTTTAAATTTCTTGAATACTTGCATTTTGGAAAATTTAAACAAGCTACAAATTCTCCAAAACGCCCTCTTCTAATCGCAAGCTCACCACCACAATC
The window above is part of the Campylobacter coli genome. Proteins encoded here:
- a CDS encoding 3'(2'),5'-bisphosphate nucleotidase CysQ, encoding MFKLDNLLKTAIDASNEASKAILKERKNLQIWQKQDKTPLTSADLASNEILNDILGKTDIKILSEEGLLNQEESKNLQSYWLIDPLDGTSGFLKGSDEFCIMISLIYEARPVLALIKNPSKGDIFYAHQNTRVYKNDKILDTNEQDFINNQSKALLSVNHLSKEDENFAKKYHLEPINIGSGLKFCAILEGKAGIYKRFEKLNSWDISAGDFLVNQNGGFMGTFSKEMILYSPLNYKCEPFICVSQKSFLNIYT
- a CDS encoding menaquinone biosynthesis family protein, producing the protein MKKTITIAHSPDADDIFMYMAIKLGWIGNDFDYKNTALDIQTLNDLALKNEFDATAISFGLYPLIAQEYALLRTAVSFGEGYGPKLIKKQNTHLKRNFKVALSGANTTNALIFRMKYPEARIIYKNFLEIENAVLSGEVDAGVLIHESILEFDSSLCVEAEIWDIWLELAQENLPLPLGGMALRRSLPLSDAIKIERDLTNAVKIADSNRRILAPMLMERNLIRVDEKKLDTYLNLYANKNSICMNEMQFKAVDVLFKLGYDYKFYDKIIHAKDYLIPSEYEEFRNS
- the fliQ gene encoding flagellar biosynthesis protein FliQ, which gives rise to MDESTLVALGVQTFKITLLLSLPMLLAGLIAGLIISIFQATTQINEMTLSFVPKIILVVIVIIFLMPWMTTTMIDFTENILNQIPTFIK
- a CDS encoding UDP-N-acetylmuramate dehydrogenase; translation: MIIDFKKYSSVKIGGEFEVEVLDQIREFDGFLIGGANNLLVSPKPKNIGILSDNFNFIEILEQNKDFLHLRIGCKTKASQIYRFSKENNLYGFEYLSKIPGTLGGLLKMNAGLKDECISQNLVKIATSKGEILRENIDFSYRFCPLNMPFFWAEFKLGFGFDKIKDENLKNARNNQPSGASFGSIFKNPKGDFAGRLIEAVGLKGFSKGGAMLSDKHANFLINKKNASFEDAIFLIELAKKKVFEEFGINLEEEVIIV
- a CDS encoding biotin synthase, which translates into the protein MKVMLCAISNIASGNCSEDCKYCTQSAYVKTNIQKYRQKEISQIVLEAKIAKKNEALGFCLVTAGLGLDDEKLEYVCKAAHAVQKEVPNLLLIACNGMASVEQLKELKKAGIFSYNHNLEASKEFFPQICTTHTWESRFQTNLNAKEAGLMLCCGGIYGMGESEEDRISLRKSLQELQPFSTPINFFIANENLKLQVPKLSADEALKIISDTKEALPDTVVMVAGGREVVLQERQYEIFKAGAGAIVIGDYLTTKGEEPSRDIVKLKEMGFTFASECH
- a CDS encoding citrate synthase, which gives rise to MSNSVTVTDNRNGKSYEFPIYDGTTGPSVVDMGSFYKQTGMFSYDEGLTSTATCKSKITYIDGEEGVLMHRGYPIEWLAENKLFLDVVHLLLYKELPSSERLEAFRYELKKRSYIHEGMHRLFDSFPDNAHPMAVLQGAVSSLSAFYPDHLNMNVREEYMEMAARVVAKIPTIVAAAYRYKNGFPMAYPNLDRGFTENFLYMLRTYPYDHVELKPIEVKALDTVFMLHADHEQNASTSTVRAVGSTHAHPYACISAGIGALWGHAHGGANEGVIRMLEEIATVDRVDEFIKRAKDKNDPFRLMGFGHRVYKNFDPRAKVLKKLRDQLIDELGIDTNLIKVATRIEEIALQDDYFVQRNLYPNVDFHSGLILKALGIPNEMFATLFVIGRTPGWIAQWIEQKEQETLKIVRPRQLYLGETSKI
- a CDS encoding cation:proton antiporter: MHPSVIDSQGLIDLQILIVIALCLLFSPHIAKILRLPISATEIILGALIAYFGFIGKSENFTILANVGFYYLMFIAGMEVNLRAFFNMDKEVAKKSFFYIILLYSFSSAIVWIFELSFVFVLIIPVMSVGLLSLLYKDFGKECYWLNTAMIVATLAEVVSIVLLTIAGAFLREGTNIIDVVQSILYLNIFLGLCLLSFKILGVLFWWYPQLKVVLMPWEDKNEKDIRFCMAIFILIIVAMIITKLEIVLGSFIAGSFIATFFDHKKDLEHKLSSFGHGFLIPIFFIHIGTTFDLKMILEYEIVLDAILLMFVMVGLRILCASVFWKKIGFQNMILFGLSHSMPLTLLIATATLGYSGKVISEELYSALILTALFEAIVVMSAIKFISNIKK